The Pseudomonas iranensis genome includes a window with the following:
- a CDS encoding C4-dicarboxylate transporter DctA encodes MLRWCSRSIFLQVVLGLMLGIVCGLTLPEYSAQLKPLGDGFIKLIKMLIGLIVFCVVVSGISGAGDLKKVGRIGLKSVIYFEVLTTIALVIGLVFAFSTGIGSGANIHLEQLSSADMGDLAERGQHMHTTTQFLMDLIPTSVIGAFADNNILQVLLFSVLFGSALNLVGEAASGISRLINELSHVIFRIMGMIVRLAPIGVFGAIAFTTSKYGLDSLQHLGSLVGLFYLTCVAFVALILGLVMRVSGLRMWPLLKYLREELLIVMGTASSDAVLPQIMRKLEHLGIGSSTVGLVIPTGYSFNLDGFSIYLTLAIVFIANATGTPLAMTDLLTILLVSLITSKGAHGIPGSALVILAATLTAIPAIPVVGLVLVLAVDWFMGIGRALTNLIGNCVATVAIARWEKDIDVQRANKVLNGEQGYNFQPRKTVAQAAAKEF; translated from the coding sequence ATGCTCAGATGGTGCTCGCGCTCAATCTTCCTTCAAGTGGTTCTCGGACTGATGCTCGGCATCGTCTGCGGGCTGACCCTTCCTGAATACTCCGCCCAGCTGAAACCGCTCGGCGATGGCTTCATCAAACTGATCAAGATGCTCATTGGCCTGATCGTGTTCTGTGTGGTGGTCAGCGGCATCAGCGGCGCGGGCGATCTGAAGAAGGTCGGACGCATCGGCCTCAAGTCGGTGATCTATTTCGAAGTGCTGACCACCATCGCTCTGGTGATCGGTCTGGTGTTCGCCTTCAGCACCGGCATTGGCAGCGGCGCGAACATTCATCTGGAGCAGCTCTCCAGCGCCGACATGGGCGACCTCGCCGAGCGCGGCCAGCACATGCACACCACCACGCAATTTCTGATGGATCTGATCCCGACCTCGGTGATCGGCGCCTTCGCTGACAACAATATTCTGCAAGTACTGCTGTTCTCGGTGCTGTTCGGCAGTGCACTGAATCTGGTCGGCGAAGCCGCTTCCGGGATTTCGCGGCTGATCAACGAACTCAGTCACGTGATCTTCCGCATCATGGGCATGATCGTCCGGCTGGCGCCGATCGGCGTGTTCGGTGCCATCGCCTTCACTACCAGCAAATACGGCCTGGACTCGCTGCAGCACCTGGGCAGTCTGGTCGGTCTGTTCTACCTGACCTGCGTCGCCTTCGTCGCGCTGATCCTCGGTCTGGTGATGCGCGTTTCCGGCCTGCGCATGTGGCCGCTGCTCAAGTACCTGCGCGAAGAACTGCTGATCGTCATGGGCACTGCCTCTTCCGACGCCGTGCTGCCACAGATCATGCGCAAGCTCGAACACCTCGGTATTGGCAGCTCGACGGTCGGTCTGGTGATCCCGACCGGGTACTCGTTCAACCTCGACGGTTTCTCGATCTACCTGACCCTGGCCATCGTGTTCATCGCCAACGCCACCGGCACGCCACTGGCGATGACCGATTTGCTGACGATTCTGCTGGTGTCGCTGATCACCTCCAAAGGCGCCCACGGCATTCCCGGTTCGGCGCTGGTGATTCTCGCCGCGACGCTGACGGCGATCCCGGCGATTCCTGTAGTCGGTCTGGTGCTGGTGTTGGCCGTGGACTGGTTCATGGGCATCGGCCGCGCGCTGACCAATCTGATCGGCAACTGCGTCGCCACCGTGGCCATCGCCCGCTGGGAAAAGGACATCGATGTACAGCGCGCGAACAAGGTGCTCAACGGCGAACAGGGCTATAACTTTCAACCGCGAAAAACCGTCGCTCAGGCGGCGGCGAAAGAATTCTGA
- the morA gene encoding cyclic di-GMP receptor MorA, which yields MTNVTPPASVSSTPPAPGSPLRGTLKGALATLVLLLLALLFWQLLDQLRETQKNQRQYTIDYTADLAAQVSLNMALNAQIALNLLPIVEQPQTADEQQMLLRKLQRSLPDLRSMALLSPSGRIISDSATDSSDADYLTELVRRSRAQAHYFSNADDGSVVHLLLHQASGSSRGYWALRLTPTFFDSLTKQDATALRPLWLVENRLNHQIISREAGLPSTKAGGLTPDDVANTVLTVPLSSSDWQLRGLFDRQRVLEELLPAFIGKCLLGLAFSMLPVIALLNMRRRQRQVHEGRRRYQDIFEGTGVALCVLDLSGLKQMFEKAQIQTSDQLKAWLDQPQQRQQLLAEMRVTEVNQVALQLLDVHSCDDAWQLLIDGQRRPQCAIGQQILDAVLQQQKQLELEIKLPNSNGRDQHLWMVLRLPSEQHDYKAVILSINDITSRKLIELSLLEREGFWSDVVRTVPDHLYVQDVISQRMIFSNHHLGQTLGYNRTELHQMGEYFWEILLHPEDADYYHRSRQLQRHAGYSQLLQCQLRFRHRDGKWRRFDIREQALARDKHDQVTRIIGVAKDITEQIEASESLRDSEQRYRMLAESISDVIFSTDSKLSLNYVSPSVQAVLGYNADWIFQNGWQSTIANPSQLNGIHVLMDRVSKALDKPEQLALLRSQVQTQLFLFDCLRADGRKIPIELRLVLVWDEHGAFEGVLGVGRDISQQRRAEKDLRMAATVFEHSTSAILITDPAGYIVQANEAFSRVSGYSVGEVLDQLPNMLTVDEQQDAHLRYVLKQLHEHSTWEGEVWMKRRNGEHYPAWVGITAVLDDEGDLASYVCFFSDISERKASEQRIHRLAYYDALTHLPNRTLFQDRLHTALQAAERQKSWVVLMFLDLDRFKPINDSLGHAAGDRMLKDMATRLLACVDDDDTVARMGGDEFTLLLQHRSNRELALNRAIHVAEQILASLVRPFVLEGREFFVTASIGIALSPQDGNELSQLMKNADTAMYHAKERGKNNFQFYQADMNASALERLELESDLRHALEQNEFVLYYQPQFSGDGKRLTGAEALLRWRHPRRGLVPPGDFIPVLEELGLVVDVGDWVISEACRQLKTWHQQRVRVPKVSVNISARQFSDGQLGTRIATILRETGLPPACLELELTESILMREVSEAMQILAGLKNLGLSIAVDDFGTGYSSLNYLKQFPIDVLKIDRTFVDGLPSGEQDAQIARAIIAMAHSLNLAVIAEGVETHEQLDFLREHGCDEVQGYLFGRPMPAGRFEAQFCNDALFMFD from the coding sequence TTGACCAATGTCACTCCGCCAGCCTCTGTGAGCAGCACCCCACCGGCGCCCGGCTCGCCCCTGCGCGGGACATTGAAGGGGGCGCTGGCCACCCTCGTGCTGTTATTGCTCGCGTTGCTGTTCTGGCAACTGCTCGATCAATTGCGCGAAACCCAGAAAAATCAGCGCCAATACACCATCGACTACACCGCCGACCTCGCCGCTCAGGTCAGCCTGAACATGGCGCTGAACGCGCAAATCGCCCTCAATCTGCTACCGATCGTCGAACAACCGCAAACCGCCGACGAACAGCAGATGCTCCTGCGCAAGTTGCAGCGTTCGCTGCCCGATCTGCGCAGCATGGCCCTGCTCTCGCCCTCCGGCCGGATCATCAGCGACAGCGCCACCGACAGTTCCGACGCCGATTACCTGACTGAACTGGTGCGCCGCAGCCGTGCCCAGGCGCATTACTTCAGCAATGCCGATGACGGCTCGGTGGTGCATCTACTACTGCATCAGGCCAGCGGCAGCAGTCGCGGTTACTGGGCCTTGCGCCTGACGCCAACCTTCTTCGACTCGCTGACCAAACAGGACGCCACCGCCCTGCGCCCGTTGTGGCTGGTGGAAAACCGCCTCAATCACCAGATCATCAGCCGCGAAGCAGGGCTGCCCTCGACCAAGGCTGGCGGGCTGACGCCCGACGATGTCGCCAACACCGTGCTGACCGTGCCGCTGAGCAGCAGCGATTGGCAACTGCGCGGGCTGTTCGACCGCCAGCGCGTCCTTGAAGAGTTGCTGCCAGCGTTCATCGGCAAATGCCTGCTCGGCCTGGCGTTTTCGATGTTGCCGGTGATCGCGCTGCTGAACATGCGTCGGCGTCAGCGCCAGGTGCATGAAGGCCGGCGGCGTTATCAGGATATTTTCGAAGGCACCGGCGTGGCCTTGTGCGTACTCGACCTGTCCGGCCTCAAGCAGATGTTCGAGAAGGCGCAGATTCAGACCAGCGACCAGCTCAAGGCCTGGCTCGACCAACCGCAGCAGCGCCAGCAGTTGCTCGCGGAAATGCGCGTCACCGAAGTCAACCAGGTCGCCCTGCAACTGCTCGATGTGCACTCCTGCGACGATGCCTGGCAACTGCTGATCGATGGCCAGCGCCGTCCGCAGTGCGCGATCGGTCAGCAGATCCTCGACGCCGTCCTGCAGCAGCAGAAACAGCTGGAACTGGAAATCAAACTGCCCAACAGCAACGGTCGCGACCAGCATCTGTGGATGGTTTTGCGCCTGCCGAGCGAGCAGCACGACTATAAAGCGGTGATCCTCAGCATCAACGACATCACCAGCCGCAAGCTGATCGAACTGTCGCTGCTGGAGCGTGAAGGCTTCTGGTCGGACGTGGTGCGCACCGTGCCCGATCATCTGTATGTGCAGGACGTGATCAGCCAGCGGATGATTTTCAGCAACCACCACCTCGGCCAGACCCTGGGCTACAACCGCACCGAACTGCATCAGATGGGCGAGTACTTCTGGGAAATCCTCCTGCACCCGGAAGATGCCGACTATTACCATCGCTCGCGGCAGTTGCAGCGTCACGCCGGTTACAGCCAGTTGTTGCAATGCCAATTGCGCTTCCGTCATCGCGACGGCAAGTGGCGGCGCTTCGACATCCGTGAACAGGCGCTGGCGCGGGACAAGCATGATCAGGTCACGCGGATCATCGGCGTGGCCAAGGACATCACCGAACAGATCGAGGCCAGTGAATCGCTGCGTGACAGCGAGCAGCGTTACCGCATGCTCGCCGAAAGCATCAGCGACGTGATTTTCTCCACCGACAGCAAGCTCTCGCTGAACTATGTCAGCCCGTCGGTGCAGGCCGTGCTCGGTTACAACGCCGACTGGATTTTCCAGAACGGCTGGCAATCGACCATCGCCAATCCGAGCCAACTGAACGGCATTCATGTGCTGATGGACCGCGTCAGCAAAGCGCTGGACAAGCCCGAGCAACTGGCATTGCTGCGCAGTCAGGTGCAAACGCAGCTGTTCCTCTTCGATTGCCTGCGCGCCGACGGTCGCAAGATTCCGATCGAACTGCGCCTGGTGCTGGTGTGGGACGAACACGGCGCGTTCGAAGGCGTGCTCGGCGTCGGTCGCGATATCAGCCAGCAGCGCCGTGCCGAAAAAGATTTGCGCATGGCCGCCACGGTATTCGAGCACTCGACTTCGGCGATCCTGATCACCGATCCGGCCGGCTACATCGTCCAGGCCAACGAAGCGTTCAGTCGGGTCAGCGGCTACAGCGTCGGCGAAGTGCTCGACCAGTTGCCGAACATGCTCACTGTCGACGAGCAGCAGGACGCGCACTTGCGCTACGTGCTCAAGCAGTTGCACGAGCACAGCACCTGGGAAGGCGAAGTGTGGATGAAGCGCCGTAACGGCGAACATTACCCGGCGTGGGTCGGCATTACTGCCGTGCTCGACGATGAGGGCGATCTGGCCAGTTACGTGTGTTTCTTCAGCGACATCAGCGAGCGTAAGGCCAGCGAGCAGCGCATCCACCGCCTCGCCTATTACGACGCCCTCACCCACCTGCCGAACCGCACGCTGTTCCAGGATCGTCTGCACACCGCGCTGCAAGCGGCCGAACGGCAGAAGTCGTGGGTGGTGCTGATGTTCCTTGACCTCGACCGTTTCAAACCGATCAACGACTCTTTGGGCCACGCCGCCGGCGACCGCATGCTCAAGGACATGGCCACGCGCCTGCTGGCCTGCGTCGATGACGATGACACCGTGGCGCGCATGGGCGGCGACGAATTCACCTTGCTGTTGCAGCATCGCTCCAATCGCGAACTGGCGCTGAACCGGGCAATTCACGTGGCCGAGCAGATTCTCGCCAGCCTGGTGCGGCCGTTCGTGCTCGAGGGGCGCGAGTTTTTCGTCACCGCCAGTATCGGCATCGCCCTGAGTCCGCAGGACGGCAACGAACTCAGCCAGTTGATGAAAAACGCCGACACGGCGATGTATCACGCCAAGGAACGCGGCAAGAACAACTTCCAGTTCTATCAGGCCGACATGAACGCCAGTGCGCTGGAGCGTCTGGAACTGGAAAGCGATCTGCGCCATGCGCTGGAGCAGAACGAATTCGTCCTGTATTACCAGCCGCAGTTCAGTGGCGACGGCAAGCGCCTGACCGGCGCCGAAGCGCTGCTGCGCTGGCGCCATCCGCGTCGCGGGCTGGTGCCGCCGGGGGATTTCATTCCGGTGCTGGAAGAGCTCGGCCTGGTGGTGGACGTTGGCGACTGGGTCATCAGCGAGGCCTGTCGACAGCTGAAAACCTGGCACCAGCAACGGGTGCGGGTGCCGAAGGTGTCGGTGAACATTTCCGCACGGCAGTTCTCCGACGGCCAGTTGGGCACGCGAATCGCGACGATCCTGCGCGAAACCGGCCTGCCGCCGGCGTGTCTGGAGCTGGAACTGACCGAAAGCATCCTGATGCGCGAAGTCAGCGAGGCGATGCAGATTCTTGCCGGGCTGAAAAACCTCGGCCTGAGCATCGCGGTCGACGACTTCGGCACCGGTTATTCATCGCTGAACTACCTCAAGCAATTCCCGATCGACGTGCTGAAGATCGACCGTACTTTCGTCGACGGCCTGCCGTCCGGCGAGCAGGACGCGCAGATCGCCAGGGCGATCATCGCCATGGCTCACAGCCTGAATCTTGCGGTGATTGCCGAGGGTGTGGAGACCCACGAGCAACTGGACTTCCTGCGTGAGCATGGCTGCGATGAGGTGCAGGGATATCTGTTCGGCCGGCCAATGCCGGCGGGGCGGTTTGAAGCGCAGTTCTGTAACGATGCGCTGTTCATGTTCGACTGA
- the ettA gene encoding energy-dependent translational throttle protein EttA, which produces MAQYVFTMHRLGKVVPPKREILKNISLSFFPGAKIGVLGLNGSGKSTLLKIMAGVDTEFEGEARPMPDLNIGYLPQEPQLDPAKTVREVVEEAVSVIKDAQARLDEVYAAYADPDADFDKLAAEQAKLEAILQASDGHNLERQLEVAADALRLPAWDAKVEHLSGGEKRRVALCRLLLSAPDMLLLDEPTNHLDADSVAWLEHFLHDFPGTVVAITHDRYFLDNVAGWILELDRGAGIPYEGNYSGWLEAKSDRLAQESKQQSAHEKAMKEELEWVRKGAKARQSKSKARLQRFEEMQSQEFQKRSETNEIYIPAGPRLGDKVIEFKNVTKGYGDRVLIDNLSFSMPKGAIVGVIGGNGAGKSTLFRMLMGKETPDSGSIEIGETVQLACVDQSREDLDGSKTVFQQISDGSDQIRIGNYEIPSRTYVGRFNFKGGDQQKFVKDLSGGERGRLHLALTLKEGGNVLLLDEPSNDLDVETLRSLEEALLDFPGAAIVISHDRWFLDRVATHILAYEDDSQAVFFEGNYTEYEADRKKRLGEAAAQPHRVRHKKLA; this is translated from the coding sequence ATGGCTCAATACGTCTTCACCATGCATCGGCTGGGCAAAGTTGTTCCGCCGAAGCGGGAAATCCTCAAGAACATTTCGCTGTCCTTCTTCCCCGGCGCCAAGATCGGCGTGCTCGGCCTCAACGGTTCGGGTAAATCCACGCTGCTGAAAATCATGGCCGGCGTCGACACCGAGTTCGAAGGCGAAGCCCGTCCGATGCCGGACCTGAACATCGGTTACCTGCCGCAAGAGCCGCAGCTCGACCCAGCCAAGACCGTACGTGAAGTGGTCGAGGAAGCGGTCAGCGTGATCAAGGATGCGCAAGCGCGCCTGGACGAGGTCTACGCGGCCTACGCCGACCCGGATGCCGACTTCGACAAGCTTGCTGCTGAACAGGCCAAGCTCGAAGCGATCCTTCAGGCCAGCGACGGCCACAACCTCGAGCGCCAACTGGAAGTCGCCGCCGATGCACTGCGTCTGCCGGCCTGGGACGCCAAGGTCGAACACCTGTCCGGTGGTGAAAAACGTCGCGTCGCCCTGTGCCGTCTGCTGCTGTCCGCGCCAGACATGCTGCTGCTCGACGAACCGACCAACCACTTGGACGCCGATTCGGTGGCATGGCTGGAGCATTTCCTCCACGACTTCCCGGGCACCGTGGTCGCGATCACGCACGACCGTTACTTCCTCGACAACGTCGCCGGCTGGATTCTGGAACTCGACCGCGGCGCGGGCATTCCTTACGAGGGCAACTATTCGGGCTGGCTCGAAGCCAAGTCCGATCGTCTGGCCCAGGAATCCAAGCAGCAGTCGGCTCATGAAAAAGCCATGAAAGAAGAACTGGAATGGGTGCGCAAAGGCGCCAAGGCCCGCCAGTCGAAGTCCAAGGCACGTCTGCAACGCTTCGAAGAAATGCAATCGCAGGAATTCCAGAAGCGCAGCGAGACCAACGAGATCTACATCCCGGCCGGTCCACGCCTGGGCGACAAGGTCATCGAATTCAAGAACGTCACCAAGGGCTACGGCGATCGCGTGCTGATCGACAACCTGTCGTTCTCCATGCCGAAGGGCGCCATCGTCGGCGTGATCGGCGGTAACGGTGCCGGTAAATCGACGCTGTTCCGCATGCTGATGGGCAAGGAAACCCCGGATTCGGGCAGCATCGAAATCGGTGAAACCGTGCAACTGGCCTGCGTCGATCAGAGCCGCGAAGACCTCGACGGCAGCAAGACCGTGTTCCAGCAGATTTCCGACGGTTCCGACCAGATCCGCATCGGCAACTATGAGATCCCGTCGCGCACTTATGTCGGTCGCTTCAACTTCAAGGGCGGCGATCAGCAGAAGTTCGTCAAGGATCTGTCCGGCGGTGAGCGCGGTCGTCTGCACCTGGCGCTGACCCTGAAGGAGGGCGGTAACGTCCTGCTGCTCGACGAACCGTCCAACGACCTCGACGTGGAAACCCTGCGTTCGCTGGAAGAAGCCCTGCTGGACTTCCCGGGCGCCGCCATTGTGATCTCTCACGATCGGTGGTTCCTTGACCGTGTCGCCACGCACATCCTGGCGTACGAAGACGACTCGCAAGCGGTGTTCTTCGAAGGCAACTACACCGAGTACGAAGCCGACCGCAAAAAACGCCTCGGCGAAGCAGCGGCCCAGCCACACCGGGTACGTCACAAGAAACTGGCCTGA
- the gdhA gene encoding NADP-specific glutamate dehydrogenase: MIESVESFLARLKKRDPDQPEFHQAVEEVLRSLWPFLEANPHYLTSGILERICEPERALVFRVSWVDDQGKVQVNRGFRIQMNSAIGPYKGGLRFHPSVNLGVLKFLAFEQTFKNSLTSLPMGGGKGGSDFDPKGKSDAEVMRFCQAFMSELYRHIGADVDVPAGDIGVGAREIGFLFGQYKRLSNQFTSVLTGKGMTYGGSLIRPEATGFGCVYFAEEMLKRRGQSVEGKRVAISGSGNVAQYAARKVMDLGGKVISLSDSEGTLYCEAGLSEAQWLALLELKNIKRGRISELASAHGLEFRAGQHPWSLACDIALPCATQNELDAEAARTLLRNGCVCVAEGANMPTTLEAVDIFIEGGILFAPGKASNAGGVAVSGLEMSQNAMRLLWTAGEVDSKLHAIMQSIHHACVHYGQDNGQINYVKGANIAGFVKVADAMLAQGVV; this comes from the coding sequence ATGATCGAATCCGTCGAATCCTTCCTTGCGCGCCTGAAAAAACGCGACCCGGATCAACCCGAATTCCACCAGGCTGTCGAAGAAGTCCTGCGCAGTCTTTGGCCGTTTCTCGAAGCTAATCCGCATTACCTGACTTCGGGCATTCTCGAGCGTATCTGCGAGCCGGAGCGCGCGCTGGTGTTCCGGGTGTCGTGGGTCGACGATCAGGGCAAGGTCCAGGTCAATCGCGGCTTCCGTATCCAGATGAACAGCGCCATCGGCCCGTACAAGGGTGGCTTGCGTTTTCATCCGTCGGTGAACCTCGGCGTGCTGAAATTTCTTGCCTTCGAGCAGACCTTCAAGAACTCGCTGACGTCCCTGCCCATGGGCGGCGGCAAGGGCGGTTCGGACTTCGATCCCAAGGGCAAGAGCGATGCTGAAGTCATGCGTTTCTGCCAGGCGTTCATGAGCGAGCTGTATCGCCACATCGGTGCCGACGTCGACGTGCCGGCCGGTGACATCGGCGTCGGTGCGCGGGAGATCGGTTTCCTGTTTGGCCAGTACAAGCGCCTGAGCAACCAGTTCACCAGCGTCCTCACCGGCAAGGGCATGACCTACGGCGGCAGCCTGATTCGCCCGGAAGCCACCGGTTTCGGCTGCGTGTACTTCGCCGAAGAAATGCTCAAGCGCCGCGGGCAGAGCGTGGAAGGCAAGCGCGTGGCGATTTCCGGTTCCGGCAACGTTGCCCAGTACGCGGCGCGCAAAGTGATGGACCTGGGCGGCAAAGTGATTTCCCTGTCCGACTCCGAAGGCACGCTGTACTGCGAAGCAGGATTGAGCGAAGCACAGTGGCTGGCGCTGCTGGAACTGAAAAACATCAAACGCGGGCGCATCAGCGAACTGGCGAGCGCCCATGGTCTGGAATTCCGCGCTGGCCAGCATCCATGGTCGTTGGCGTGCGACATCGCTCTGCCCTGCGCGACACAGAACGAACTCGACGCCGAGGCTGCGCGCACTCTACTGCGCAATGGCTGCGTCTGTGTGGCCGAAGGCGCGAACATGCCGACCACGCTGGAGGCTGTGGATATCTTTATCGAGGGCGGCATTCTGTTCGCACCGGGCAAGGCGTCGAATGCGGGCGGTGTTGCCGTGAGTGGTCTGGAAATGTCGCAGAACGCCATGCGCCTGCTGTGGACCGCGGGCGAGGTGGACAGCAAGCTGCACGCGATCATGCAGTCGATCCACCACGCCTGCGTGCATTACGGCCAAGACAACGGTCAGATCAATTACGTCAAAGGCGCGAACATTGCCGGCTTCGTCAAAGTCGCCGATGCGATGTTGGCGCAAGGCGTGGTTTAA
- a CDS encoding GreA/GreB family elongation factor → MSRAFVNEDNAAAQADQPVERHVSTQPNYVTPQGLAQLQAKVTELQSLHAEQTAKGEQADKQRLADLQRDLRYFTQRLSSAQVAVAATSTDKVQIGSWVTFADEHDTEHRVQLVGEDQADASQGLINWASPLGRALLGARLNDEVLWQRPAGDQLIEVIRIEPA, encoded by the coding sequence ATGAGTCGCGCATTCGTCAACGAAGACAACGCCGCCGCGCAGGCCGATCAGCCGGTCGAACGTCACGTCAGCACGCAGCCCAACTACGTCACCCCGCAAGGTCTGGCGCAATTGCAGGCGAAAGTCACCGAGCTGCAAAGCCTGCACGCTGAGCAAACGGCCAAGGGCGAGCAGGCCGACAAACAACGTCTCGCCGATCTACAACGGGATCTGCGTTATTTCACTCAACGCCTGAGCAGCGCCCAAGTCGCAGTCGCTGCGACTTCCACCGACAAGGTGCAGATCGGTAGCTGGGTGACTTTTGCCGATGAACACGACACTGAACACCGCGTGCAACTGGTCGGCGAGGATCAGGCCGACGCCAGTCAGGGCCTGATCAACTGGGCCTCACCGCTGGGCCGGGCCTTGCTCGGCGCCCGGCTCAACGATGAAGTGCTGTGGCAGCGGCCTGCCGGCGATCAACTGATCGAAGTGATCCGCATCGAACCGGCTTAA
- the glyA gene encoding serine hydroxymethyltransferase: protein MFSRDLTIAKYDADLFAAMEQEAQRQEEHIELIASENYTSPAVMEAQGSVLTNKYAEGYPGKRYYGGCEYVDVVEQLAIDRAKELFGADYANVQPHAGSQANAAVYLALLQGGDTILGMSLAHGGHLTHGASVSSSGKLYNAVQYGIDANGLIDYDEVERLAVEHKPKMIVAGFSAYSQILDFPRFREIADKVGAYLFVDMAHVAGLVAAGVYPNPVPFADVVTTTTHKTLRGPRGGLILARANAEIEKKLNSAVFPGAQGGPLEHVIAAKAICFKEALQPEFKAYQEQVVKNAQAMAEVFIARGFDVVSGGTKNHLFLLSLIKQDISGKDADAALGKAFITVNKNSVPNDPRSPFVTSGLRFGTPAVTTRGFKEAECKELAGWICDILADLNNEAVIDAVREKVKAICKKLPVYGA from the coding sequence ATGTTCAGCCGTGATTTGACTATTGCCAAGTACGACGCCGACCTTTTTGCCGCCATGGAGCAAGAAGCTCAGCGTCAGGAAGAACACATTGAGCTGATCGCTTCGGAAAACTACACCAGCCCAGCGGTGATGGAAGCTCAAGGCTCGGTCCTGACCAACAAGTACGCCGAAGGCTATCCGGGCAAGCGTTACTACGGTGGTTGCGAATACGTGGACGTGGTTGAACAACTGGCCATCGACCGCGCCAAGGAACTGTTCGGCGCCGATTACGCCAACGTTCAGCCGCACGCCGGTTCCCAGGCCAACGCCGCTGTTTACCTGGCTCTGCTGCAAGGTGGCGACACCATTCTGGGCATGAGCCTGGCCCACGGTGGTCACCTGACCCACGGCGCCAGCGTTTCCTCCTCGGGCAAGCTGTACAACGCCGTTCAATACGGTATCGATGCCAACGGCCTGATCGACTACGACGAAGTCGAGCGCCTGGCGGTCGAGCACAAGCCGAAAATGATCGTTGCCGGTTTCTCGGCCTACTCGCAGATTCTCGACTTCCCGCGCTTCCGCGAAATCGCTGACAAGGTCGGCGCTTACCTGTTCGTCGACATGGCTCACGTCGCTGGTCTGGTTGCCGCTGGTGTCTATCCGAACCCGGTGCCGTTCGCTGACGTCGTGACCACCACCACGCACAAGACCCTGCGCGGTCCACGTGGCGGTCTGATCCTGGCTCGCGCCAACGCCGAGATCGAGAAGAAGCTCAACTCCGCAGTATTCCCGGGCGCCCAGGGTGGTCCGCTGGAGCACGTGATCGCCGCCAAGGCAATCTGCTTCAAGGAAGCGCTGCAGCCAGAGTTCAAGGCTTACCAGGAACAAGTGGTGAAGAATGCTCAGGCCATGGCCGAAGTGTTCATCGCGCGCGGTTTCGACGTAGTATCCGGCGGTACCAAGAACCACCTGTTCCTGCTGTCGCTGATCAAGCAGGACATCTCCGGTAAAGACGCCGACGCCGCTCTGGGCAAAGCGTTCATCACCGTGAACAAGAACTCCGTGCCTAACGATCCACGCTCGCCGTTCGTTACCTCCGGCCTGCGCTTCGGTACTCCGGCTGTGACCACCCGCGGTTTCAAAGAGGCCGAGTGCAAAGAGCTGGCTGGCTGGATCTGCGACATCCTGGCTGACCTGAACAACGAAGCGGTGATCGACGCCGTTCGCGAGAAAGTCAAAGCCATCTGCAAGAAACTGCCGGTGTACGGCGCTTGA
- a CDS encoding FadR/GntR family transcriptional regulator — protein MITTSTVVNSVVEKLRAALARGQWRSGDMLPGQRELAEQLGISRPSLREAVIVLETLGLVRSMPGKGVVVLDAQLSDSQSHDSAVAGASLEDVLQLRYTLEPFIVGLVAQSISSKEVGQLRLTLMDMREALEAGDSEAGVSAYIAFHEELFTLTSNPIFQSVVQQTSNALKQSAEVLRNSPEHLAERLEENEAVVRAIRSKNSAQASAEMRRHILREGQRMGIELNIPDDNLPT, from the coding sequence GTGATTACAACTTCAACCGTCGTCAACTCAGTGGTGGAAAAACTCCGCGCCGCGTTGGCCCGTGGCCAATGGCGCTCCGGCGACATGCTGCCGGGCCAGCGCGAACTGGCCGAACAGCTGGGCATCAGCCGACCGAGCCTGCGCGAAGCGGTGATTGTCCTCGAAACACTCGGCCTGGTGCGCTCGATGCCGGGCAAAGGCGTAGTCGTCCTTGATGCGCAACTCAGCGACAGCCAGAGCCACGACAGCGCGGTGGCCGGCGCCAGTCTCGAAGACGTGCTGCAACTGCGCTACACCCTTGAGCCGTTCATCGTTGGCCTGGTCGCGCAATCGATCAGCAGCAAGGAAGTCGGCCAGTTGCGCCTGACCCTGATGGACATGCGCGAAGCCCTCGAGGCCGGTGACAGTGAGGCCGGAGTCAGTGCCTACATCGCTTTCCACGAAGAACTGTTCACGCTGACCTCGAATCCGATTTTCCAGAGCGTGGTGCAGCAGACCAGTAACGCGCTCAAGCAAAGCGCCGAAGTGTTGCGCAATTCCCCGGAACATCTGGCCGAACGCCTGGAAGAAAACGAAGCCGTAGTCCGCGCGATCCGCAGCAAGAACAGCGCTCAGGCCAGCGCCGAAATGCGCCGGCACATTCTGCGCGAAGGTCAGCGCATGGGCATCGAGCTGAATATTCCGGATGACAACCTGCCCACCTGA